TGCGATTGACGAGTTGTTATGCCTGATCTCGACCCATCGAAAATCAATGTCATTCTTGCCACAGATTGCGGAAGCACGACGACGAAGGCAATTTTGATTGAGAAGGTCGACGGTCATTATCGACAAACATTCCGAGGCGAGGCGCCGACCACCGTTGAAGAACCAGTCGCGGACGTGACCGTTGGAGTTCGCAATGCAGCTGCCGAAGTGGCGGAGCTCTCGGGACGTCGTCTACTTGATGATGACGGAAATCTGATTCGACCGGCTCAGGGGAATGACGGCTGCGACATTTACATTTCCACGTCAAGTGCCGGCGGAGGGCTTCAGGTTCTCGTGACTGGTGTCGTACGTGAGATGTCGGCGGCCAGCGCAGAGCGAGCGGCATTGGGGGCAGGGGCGATCGTCTTAGACTTGATTGCTTCCAACGATCGACGAAGACCGCACGATCAAATCAAACGCATTCGTGACTTGCGACCCGACATGGTCGTCATGGCTGGCGGCACCGACGGAGGGACGAAGAAGCACGTCGTGCAGATTGCTGAACTGATTGCTCCAGCCAAACCGAAACCGCGATTCGGAAGCAATTACCGGATGCCCGTGATCTTCGCAGGCAATAAGGAAGCAGCCTCTGAAGTTTCCGAGACATTTGACGAGTCGGTGACGCTGTCTGTCGTCGACAATGTGCGGCCCGAATTGGAATTCGAGAATCTCGCCCCAGCGAGAGACTGCATTCACGACCTGTTTCTCGAACATGTGATGGCACACGCGCCGGGTTACGATCGGCTCATGAAGCTGACGGACACGCCCATCATGCCAACTCCCGGGGCTGTCGGCGATATTCTGCAACAGATCGCCCGCGCACGGCAGATCAACTGCGTCGGCGTCGATATTGGCGGAGCGACGACGGATGTCTTTAGCGTTTTCGAAGGGGCGGACGGTTCTCCAACATTCAACCGGACCGTGAGTGCGAATCTGGGGATGAGTTATTCCATCTCCAATGTTTGCTCGGAAGCGGGCATGGAGAATGTCTTGAGATGGGCTGACCAAACGATGGACGAGCGCGAGCTTCGCAACCGCGTGAAGAATAAAATGATTCGCCCGACGACGATTCCGCAAACGGCAGAAGCTCTTGTCTTCGAACAAGCAGTCGCGCGCGAGGCTCTTCGATTGGCGTATCAACAGCACAAAGAGTTTGCCACGACGTTGAAGGGAGTTCAGCAGCAGCGAACGGTTGGAGACACGTTCGTTCAGGAAGGGGGAGGTCGTTCAATTGTCGACAACATGAAGCTCGATCTCCTCGTTGCCTCGGGCGGAGTTCTCTCGCATGCCCCGGAAATGTTGCAGACAGCTCAGATGATGATCGATGCGTTCGAGCCCGAAGGGTTCACGGAACTGGCCAAAGACAGCATTTTCATGATGCCGCATCTCGGTGTTCTCGCAGCTGTGCATCCGGAAGCAGCCTTGGAAGTCTTCGAGAAGGATTGTTTGATTTCATTGGGAACGGTCATCGCACCCAAGGGAGTGACGAAGCTGGGACGGGTTGCGATGAGTTATCGCATTTCCGGTTCGACTCTCTCGGAAGAAGGCGAGATCTACTTCGGAGAACAGGTCATTTTTCCGCTGGAAGGGGGAGAGACTGCGGACGTCACAATCACTCCGGGACGAGGGCTCGACGTTGGTGCTGGGAAAGGCAAGAGTGTCTCGAGAACCGTAAAGGGGGGAACGGTCGGGCTGATTCTCGATGGTCGCGGGCGTCCACTCTGGCCGGACGATTAGAGCAAGTTCCTCTTTCCTGTGGACTCTCTTGCGCTGTTTCACAAGTTAAAAGGCTGTGCTTGCTCGTGCGAAATTGTGTACACCAAATCAAAAAATGCTCTAACGAACAGGTCTGTTTCTCGAGTTGATCCACCTTCGGTGAAAATATCGCTTCCAATCGATCTCAATTCATTTGAGAATAATTTCCCGTCGGCCTTTTTGATCGAAGCCACCCCGACGCGAATCAATTTCCAGCGAAACTCGCGAACCTTCTGACGTCGGAACCGCTCAAAACAGGGACGTTTCTTCCCGACGAGATCGTGTTTTGTCAGTCTGTCAACGACAAAACCCTTGTTCTTGTAGTGACTTATCGAATTCGGAAAAAGGTGGCTGAAGTGCTTTCCAACGACAAAACTACGGGATAAAATCTATGAATCGATGGCAAGGGAATGAGTGAGGATTATCACACTCAAACACCTTCAGCACCAATCTGCTGAGAGTTGATTCTGCCATTCAAATACCTGATGGGCAGGCTCTTCGGAATGAGCCAGCTCATTGATTCATCAGTGGAGCAAGATCACGTCAATTCGATCGCCTCGTTGGCCTGGATTCAATCGGCGGAATAGTCCGGGGTCAAATTTGAAGCAAGAGCCCGCCGATCGCTCTGTCAGAGGTTTTGCCGTCTCCACAGACCGCTGTATGGCGATTTTCTTAACCCAGGGTCGATCCGCGCAGACGCTCAGCATGTTGCTAACCACGTGCTCTAACGTAATGGCACGAGCCGTTTCTTTCAGAACGAACCGGTGATTCTGACGACCCGGGCACCCATCTGCAGTTCAGACACAATTCTGTTGGCTTTGGTGAATGACAACAACATCCTCCACAATTTCTCTGCTATACCCAGACGAAGCACGCTTGCTCTTCGGACCAAGCGATAGCCACGTTCGGCGCCTGCGCGACGCTTACGGAACAGCGATCGTGCTCCGCGGGGATTCGATCGTCGTCGAAGGGGAAAGCGACGCTGTTGAGTCAACGATCAAGGCTTTCGAGCAACTGCGCGAGATCATCAAACGCGACGGAATCGCTCACGATGCGGTCGTCGATCGGTTGGTTTCCAATCGCACAGAAGATCAACCTTCATCAGAGCAGGTGATCGACCTCTTTGAGAAGGCTAAGCGAATTCAGCCTCGTACGGCTGGCCAGGCAAAATACGTAGAAGCTATTCGGAATCACGACCTGGTATTCTGCAAAGGCCCTGCTGGTTGCGGAAAGACTTATCTCGCAGTGGCGATGGCAGTCAATGCACTGCGGTCGGAGAAGGTCCGAAGAATTGTTCTCGTTCGTCCAGCAGTCGAAGCAGGAGAGAAGCTCGGATTTCTGCCCGGGGACATGCTCGCGAAGGTCAATCCATTCCTTAGGCCGCTCTTGGATTCGATGAACGATATGCTGAACTTCGAGCAAGTTCGGCTCTATATGGAAAATGATGTGGTCGAAATCGTCCCGCTGGCTTTCATGCGTGGACGAACTTTGAACGACACGTTCATCATTCTCGATGAAGCACAAAACACGACGATCACGCAGATGAAGATGTTCCTGACTCGTATGGGTGAGGGCTCGACGATTGTCGTGACGGGGGATGCAACACAAACAGACTTGCCAGATAACGTCACATCTGGATTTAATGATGCGATTCGGCGTCTCGGGAAAATCAAGGGAGTTCAAGTCGTCGAACTGACAGGAGAGGATATCGTTCGCCATCGTTTGGTACGTGAGATCGTCAAGGCGTATGACGATCAAGGAACTCGTCCCACGCGAAATCGTTACGCAGCGACAGAAGTTGCTGCTGCGTCGATGGAGAAGTCCTGACAACCATGTTTAGATTCGGACATAAACGGAGCCGGGTTTCGAAATCAGCGGGAATCCGCCGTCCTGACACAGCCATCAAACGGTTTCTAAAATCACTGCGCGATCGTCGACTGCAGATTCGCATCGGTGTCTCGTTTGTGGCGATCGTGCTGCTTGTCGTTGCGCTGCAAAGCTGGAAGTCCCCGTTCCAATATCGTCGCGGGGATTACATCGAGCATGGCGTCGCTGCGAAGATTGAATTCGAACGCATCGATGTCGAGCAGACGCAGATCGCGCGGGAACGTGCTGCGGAATCGGTTCCGTGGATCTTTCGACTGAATTCAACTCCTCTCGTTTCGCTACCTGAAGAGTTGCGGGCAGCACTTGGAGAAATTGCTGCTGCTCAGAACCTCGAACTTGTTCCGCTGACGACTCGCCAGAACTTTGGTCTGACTCAACAGTCGTCGAGTGAACTGGGTGGGAAGATCGTCGGAGACTGGTTTCATGCTGGTTCCCCGGCTGAACGGTTCGCCGTGCTTCGATCAGCAATCGTCGGCCCCGATATGACTCGGGCCGAGCAGCGAATCGAGGCGATGGTCGAAGAGTTTCGTGAGTTCATTCAACCGATTCTGGAAACAGGAATTATCGGAAGCGATTTCGCTCAACGTCAGAATCGAAATCTGACGCCCGATCGCCGGCTGCTTATTGTCAACAACGGCGACGGACTCGAAACCGGTCGAATAGTGTTGTTGCCGCGTGTTCGTTTGCAGGATCAGCTCAACGAAGCCGGGCAGCTTGGCTACTCATGGGACACCTTCGAAGCCCTCTCGCCCGATATTCGTCGGCCGATCATCCACTGGCTCATCGAGCGTGCAACGCCGACGTTGATCTTCGATCAATCTGCGACAGCTGCGGAAATCGCAGCTGCGCGCGAGCAAGTCGATCCGCGAATGGAACGCTACCTGAAGGGGGACTTGCTGGTCGAACCGCAACAGTTTCTCGACCAGTCTCATCTCAGCTTGCTGCTCGATGAGTACAACGCGGCTGAGTCCACGATTCACGAGGGGGCACGATTCAGTCGGATGCTTGTGGCGTTCGTCATGGTCGCTGTGCTGACCATCCTGAATGGTTTTTACATCGCTAAAAACGAACCCCGAATTGCGAACAACCTCAACTACTTAATCACATTCTGGGTTGCGATTATCGCGACGGCATTCATCGGCAGAATTGTCTCACTTGATCCGCTTCGTGCTGAGATTGTGCCTCTTCTCACAACGGTTTTGCTGTTGTCCGTGGCATTCAATCAAGTGCTGGCAACGATGACTGCATTTTCACTTTCGTTGCTGTTGACGATGGCTACGACGGGGCAGTTCAATCACTTCCTGGTTCTCATGGCGACGGCGACGTCTGCGATTATTCCCTTAAAGAGAGTCTCGACTCGTGCGACGTTGATTAAGACCAGTTTCATTTCTGCGATCACCTTCTTCACTGTCGGCTGTGGCATTGCCATTATCGAAACGCAGTCAGTCACAGAAGTGATGCAGGACACTCAACTGCTCGTGATGAATGCCAAAGGGGCGGCTCTTTGCCTCGTCGCAGGCTTCCTGGTCGCGGGAAGTTTGCCGTTTATCGAGAGTGCCTTCGGCGTTGTCACGGACATGACGCTTCTCGAGTTGAGTGATCCCTCGCACCCACTGCTCCAAGATCTGGTGCGACTGGCACCGGGGACATACAACCACTCCATTGCGGTTTCCAGCATTGCCGAAACGGCTGCTGAGCGTATCGGCGGAAACGGACTCTTAGCGCGTGTCGGAGCCTATTTCCACGACATTGGGAAAATGCTCAAACCACAGTATTTCATCGAGAATCTTCAGGATGCGTCGAGCAGTCGGCACCAGCAGCTCAATCCGGCGATGAGTACGCTGATCATCATCGGGCATGTGAAAGACGGTGTGGAACTGGCTGAGCAGTATGGCCTGCCGCAACCGATCATCGACTTCATCGAACAACACCACGGCACGACTCTCGTCGAGTATTTCTACCGAGAGGCCGCCAAGCTGGCGGAATGCAAACCGGATCACAAAACCGACGCGGAAGAGTCGTCGTTTCGGTATCCCGGCCCAAAGCCGCAGACTCGCGAAACGGGCGTGATGATGATCGCTGATGCCTGCGAGAGTGCCTGTCGGTCTCTTACGGAACCGACTCCGAAGCGGATTGAAACTCTCGTGAACGATATCGTGATGCGTCGACTTCTCGATGGGCAGTTCGACGAATGTGATCTGAAGATGTCTGATATTCGCACAATTCAAGATTCTGTGACAAAGTCTTTGATTGGAATTTATCACGGTCGAATACGTTACCCCGATGCGCAGGACGGGAAAAAAAAGAGTGAAGTACACGATTCATCTGTCAAACAACCAGCGGCAAATTGAAGTCGATGAAGCTTTTGTTTGTGAGACGATCGAGGCTGTTCTGAAAGCAGAGCAGATTCCTCGAGCAGAAATTGTTGTTGCGCTGGTGGATGATCCCACGATTCATCAAGTGAACCGCGACCATCTGCAACATGACTATCCGACCGATGTGATCAGTTTTCGATATGACGATTCAGAATTCGAAGAAACTAGCTCAGAGTCACAACAACTCGATGGAGAGTTGGTGGTGAGTACCGACACAGCTCATCGTGAAGCAGCCGAATTTGGATGGGATCCGAAACACGAACTTAGATTGTATCTCATTCACGGAACACTCCATCTGTGTGGATACGAAGACAGCACAGATGAAGAAAAACAGCAGATGCGGGGCCGAGAAACAGCGGTCCTGAAGAACTGGAATCTGATTCCGAACTACGCCACGTAAAATGATGTAAGAACGTTTCGAACAATCCCAGCGAGTGAAAACGGAAGTACGTTTTGCGTTGGAGATGAACCTTCCAAACTCAGTGAAAAAATGAATCGTTTTAAGCACAATTCGTTCGCTGGTTTTGAGGGCACTTCATCGAAGACCTTTCAGATCGATTCAGCCCTTTTACCAGAATACCCGTCGTGAACATTTTCACTCTTGCCGTTTGCTGTTTTCTGCTGAGCGCTTTCTATGCGACCGTCAGCGACAGCTTGCGAAACTTCTTTCGAAGCCGATTGGCATTCGTCTGCAGGCAGAAAAATAACGAGGCCCGGTTCGGAGTCATTCTCAAAGACGATGAGCAGGCGCTGCAGGCGACTGAGTTCGTCCGGACTTCAATGCTCACTCTGGCCATCCTGTTGGCAGGCTATGCCAGGTATTCGCAGATCGAAGCATTAAGCGGCTTTCAACTGGTGGGAGACCTGTTGGTCGCGACGGCACTTTGTTGGATATTCATCGGTCTCATTCCGTGGACGCTGTCGCATGTGCTGGCAGAACATCTGCTGTTTTATACGTGGCCGGTCATCGATCTGACGATGCGAGTCTGCTCACCCATTACCATTTTTTCGAACGCGGTCGACAAGTTCTTTCATCGGTTGTTCGGACTGAAAGAACCGACTCCGGAATCGGTCGAAACCTTCACCGAAGAAATTCAGAGCGTCGTCGATGAAGGTGAACGCGAGGGAGTTCTGGAATCCAAAGCTGGGAAAATGCTCCATCGAATGATGGAATTGCGGCAAGAAGATATTCGTGCCGTGATGACACCGCGGACGGACATTATCTCCATTCAGCTCGACAAAACTCTTGAGGAAGCACGCCTGGAACTGCTGGATGCAGGGCATTCGCGAATTCCCGTCGTAAATGGTTCAGCGGATCAGATCGCTGGAATTCTCTACGCCCGAGATCTGCTCGAGCAACTCGGAAAAGATCACTCGAACGTCACTCTCGGAGACATTGTTCGGGAGGCTTTTTACGTTCCAGAGACCAGCACCATCGAAGCGCTTTTGAACCAAATGAAGCAGAAGCGGTTACACCTTGCCATCGTTTTGGACGAATACGGCGGAGTGACTGGGCTGGTCACGCTTGAAGACATTCTCGAAGAGATCGTGGGGGATATCGCTGACGAGTTCGACGAGGACGAAGAAGAAGGTGTGGAGTGGATTGATCAACACACCGTGGCAGTCGACGCGAGACTTCGTATCGATGAGATGAACGATCTGCTCGAGATCGAACTTCCCGACAGCAACAGCTACGACACGCTCGGCGGATTTGTTTTCTCGACTCTCGAACGCATTCCTAAGGAAGGCGAGTATTTCGATTGGAACCAGATTCAGATTCAGGTTCTCGAAGCGACGGAACGGAAGATCAGCAAGATCCAGCTCTACAACCCGGTTCCGTGGCCACGTTACAGCGAGCGTCTGATCGGAGAAGAAGCCGCTTCAGACACCACAACTCCGAACTTGAGAATTGTTCAGGGTGCTCTGAATCAGTCTGAAGAACAGGCGGGTTGACGGAATTCGGTCCGCTTTCATTGCAATGTCGCGGCACGCGACATTGTTCGTGCAGCATCACAAAACAAAAACGCTCAGAACAAACTCACTTTGTTCTGAGCGTCCGAAGGCAATGACACGAGAAGTCTTACGTGCTTCGAAAAGGTGTCTACGATGACTTCAGGGCTGCGATCACTTCGTCAGTGATGGCTTTCACGAGTGCGTCCATATTTCCGCCCGCTGCTTCAGCTGGTGATGAAGATGGAACTTTCATGTAGCCAGGATATGACGGAGGTGGATCGAAGGCTTTGGTGTGCGGAGCAGGGACGTTGTTCTCGCGATACCCTTCCTGAAAGGCAGTGTTGCCACACAGGTCGCAATCTTCCATGTGGAATCGCGGATCGTCGAATCCGAGCCGTTGCTTGAGATCCAGCAGCTCGCGTGACTTCTGCTCGTTAAGATAGGTGATTCCACCGATCTGTTTCGCGAGGATTAGAATTCGACAGTAAGCGTCCAGAATCTCAGTCTTCCAGTAAGCTTCTTCGAGAGTCTTTCCGAAGCTGACAGTTCCGTGATTCGTCAAGATGATTGTGTTGGTCGCTTTGAGGAATGGAACAACGGTGTCTGCGAATTCCTGTCCCCCGGGAGTTTCGTAAGGGGCCAGTGGGACTTCTCCCATAAAGACTTCGATTTCTGGCAAAACGCACTGTGGAATCGCTTCCCGGGCGACTGCGAATGCAGTTGCGTGCGGTGGATGGCAGTGCACGACAGCTTTGACGTCTGGGCGATGCTTCATGATTGCCAGGTGCAGCAGGATTTCGCTAGTCCGTTTTTTGGTTCCAGCGAGTTGCTTTCCTTCCAGATCGACCATGCAGATGTCTTCCGGCTTCATGAAGCCTTTGCAGATCATCGTTGGGCTGCAAAGCACTTCATTCTCTCCGACTCGGTGAGAGATATTTCCGTCGTTGGCTGCGGCGAAGCCTTTGTCGTAGACACGACGACCGATTTCGCAGATCTGATTTTTGATTTCCGGATTGTTGAAGAGTGGGTGGTACATCGTTCTTGTCTCAATTCGGGTTGAAAATTCCGGGCATCAAGGACAGTTCCTGATGCAGTGTCTTGAGTGGTCTATGTCTTACGAGAAGTCGGTGCCTTCTCTGATATCGACGACATCGAGCAGCGCTGTGCAGTAAGCATCAAGTGGTTTCGGATTTGGATGAAATGGAGCCGCTGCTTCTGCTCCTTCGCTCACCGCAATCAGGGAACCGTTGCCTGAGCCGATTTCGTCGAACACGACGAACGGTTCGCCTCGGCCTGACTCACTTCCCTGCAATGCGGGTAGATCGAGCGGAACGACAACTCTCCAGCTTCCTCCCTGAATGGAGGGATGGCAGCGAGAGAGCGTGACACTTCCGATGACTTCGCCGATGATCATGAAGGGGACCTCCCGGATTCGGTGATCATCTTGAGGACGTTTTTCAATTCGTAGTAGCTGCGATCCGTGGGATCGAGGCACCAGACGTTTGCTCGAAGTTGTTTTCGGATTTGCTGAACGTCGCTTGCATCGCGAACGACGACCGCCTTCACTCGTTCATTACGATTCGCGAGGCA
The sequence above is drawn from the Thalassoglobus sp. JC818 genome and encodes:
- a CDS encoding EutN/CcmL family microcompartment protein produces the protein MIIGEVIGSVTLSRCHPSIQGGSWRVVVPLDLPALQGSESGRGEPFVVFDEIGSGNGSLIAVSEGAEAAAPFHPNPKPLDAYCTALLDVVDIREGTDFS
- a CDS encoding PhoH family protein, which encodes MTTTSSTISLLYPDEARLLFGPSDSHVRRLRDAYGTAIVLRGDSIVVEGESDAVESTIKAFEQLREIIKRDGIAHDAVVDRLVSNRTEDQPSSEQVIDLFEKAKRIQPRTAGQAKYVEAIRNHDLVFCKGPAGCGKTYLAVAMAVNALRSEKVRRIVLVRPAVEAGEKLGFLPGDMLAKVNPFLRPLLDSMNDMLNFEQVRLYMENDVVEIVPLAFMRGRTLNDTFIILDEAQNTTITQMKMFLTRMGEGSTIVVTGDATQTDLPDNVTSGFNDAIRRLGKIKGVQVVELTGEDIVRHRLVREIVKAYDDQGTRPTRNRYAATEVAAASMEKS
- the ybeY gene encoding rRNA maturation RNase YbeY yields the protein MKYTIHLSNNQRQIEVDEAFVCETIEAVLKAEQIPRAEIVVALVDDPTIHQVNRDHLQHDYPTDVISFRYDDSEFEETSSESQQLDGELVVSTDTAHREAAEFGWDPKHELRLYLIHGTLHLCGYEDSTDEEKQQMRGRETAVLKNWNLIPNYAT
- a CDS encoding glutamate mutase L gives rise to the protein MPDLDPSKINVILATDCGSTTTKAILIEKVDGHYRQTFRGEAPTTVEEPVADVTVGVRNAAAEVAELSGRRLLDDDGNLIRPAQGNDGCDIYISTSSAGGGLQVLVTGVVREMSAASAERAALGAGAIVLDLIASNDRRRPHDQIKRIRDLRPDMVVMAGGTDGGTKKHVVQIAELIAPAKPKPRFGSNYRMPVIFAGNKEAASEVSETFDESVTLSVVDNVRPELEFENLAPARDCIHDLFLEHVMAHAPGYDRLMKLTDTPIMPTPGAVGDILQQIARARQINCVGVDIGGATTDVFSVFEGADGSPTFNRTVSANLGMSYSISNVCSEAGMENVLRWADQTMDERELRNRVKNKMIRPTTIPQTAEALVFEQAVAREALRLAYQQHKEFATTLKGVQQQRTVGDTFVQEGGGRSIVDNMKLDLLVASGGVLSHAPEMLQTAQMMIDAFEPEGFTELAKDSIFMMPHLGVLAAVHPEAALEVFEKDCLISLGTVIAPKGVTKLGRVAMSYRISGSTLSEEGEIYFGEQVIFPLEGGETADVTITPGRGLDVGAGKGKSVSRTVKGGTVGLILDGRGRPLWPDD
- a CDS encoding class II aldolase/adducin family protein, with protein sequence MYHPLFNNPEIKNQICEIGRRVYDKGFAAANDGNISHRVGENEVLCSPTMICKGFMKPEDICMVDLEGKQLAGTKKRTSEILLHLAIMKHRPDVKAVVHCHPPHATAFAVAREAIPQCVLPEIEVFMGEVPLAPYETPGGQEFADTVVPFLKATNTIILTNHGTVSFGKTLEEAYWKTEILDAYCRILILAKQIGGITYLNEQKSRELLDLKQRLGFDDPRFHMEDCDLCGNTAFQEGYRENNVPAPHTKAFDPPPSYPGYMKVPSSSPAEAAGGNMDALVKAITDEVIAALKSS
- a CDS encoding HDIG domain-containing metalloprotein; this translates as MFRFGHKRSRVSKSAGIRRPDTAIKRFLKSLRDRRLQIRIGVSFVAIVLLVVALQSWKSPFQYRRGDYIEHGVAAKIEFERIDVEQTQIARERAAESVPWIFRLNSTPLVSLPEELRAALGEIAAAQNLELVPLTTRQNFGLTQQSSSELGGKIVGDWFHAGSPAERFAVLRSAIVGPDMTRAEQRIEAMVEEFREFIQPILETGIIGSDFAQRQNRNLTPDRRLLIVNNGDGLETGRIVLLPRVRLQDQLNEAGQLGYSWDTFEALSPDIRRPIIHWLIERATPTLIFDQSATAAEIAAAREQVDPRMERYLKGDLLVEPQQFLDQSHLSLLLDEYNAAESTIHEGARFSRMLVAFVMVAVLTILNGFYIAKNEPRIANNLNYLITFWVAIIATAFIGRIVSLDPLRAEIVPLLTTVLLLSVAFNQVLATMTAFSLSLLLTMATTGQFNHFLVLMATATSAIIPLKRVSTRATLIKTSFISAITFFTVGCGIAIIETQSVTEVMQDTQLLVMNAKGAALCLVAGFLVAGSLPFIESAFGVVTDMTLLELSDPSHPLLQDLVRLAPGTYNHSIAVSSIAETAAERIGGNGLLARVGAYFHDIGKMLKPQYFIENLQDASSSRHQQLNPAMSTLIIIGHVKDGVELAEQYGLPQPIIDFIEQHHGTTLVEYFYREAAKLAECKPDHKTDAEESSFRYPGPKPQTRETGVMMIADACESACRSLTEPTPKRIETLVNDIVMRRLLDGQFDECDLKMSDIRTIQDSVTKSLIGIYHGRIRYPDAQDGKKKSEVHDSSVKQPAAN
- a CDS encoding hemolysin family protein codes for the protein MNIFTLAVCCFLLSAFYATVSDSLRNFFRSRLAFVCRQKNNEARFGVILKDDEQALQATEFVRTSMLTLAILLAGYARYSQIEALSGFQLVGDLLVATALCWIFIGLIPWTLSHVLAEHLLFYTWPVIDLTMRVCSPITIFSNAVDKFFHRLFGLKEPTPESVETFTEEIQSVVDEGEREGVLESKAGKMLHRMMELRQEDIRAVMTPRTDIISIQLDKTLEEARLELLDAGHSRIPVVNGSADQIAGILYARDLLEQLGKDHSNVTLGDIVREAFYVPETSTIEALLNQMKQKRLHLAIVLDEYGGVTGLVTLEDILEEIVGDIADEFDEDEEEGVEWIDQHTVAVDARLRIDEMNDLLEIELPDSNSYDTLGGFVFSTLERIPKEGEYFDWNQIQIQVLEATERKISKIQLYNPVPWPRYSERLIGEEAASDTTTPNLRIVQGALNQSEEQAG